A portion of the Thermogemmatispora onikobensis genome contains these proteins:
- the dnaA gene encoding chromosomal replication initiator protein DnaA translates to MIRVNPATLWHRALQRLELLPVDVVARVWLRTARLMPVAPTRESPATAGERETLSFWLLVPDALASALIQQQCQPAIEQALAELVQQPVTLRVVTASGAASDAPREAHADEEMEMAAMEDRQRSTETFVARPSRNDSPPPSPYYDYDLPSKPPGQALRDSALAEPLAGGAPAWEQESAGAMPNRLNPRYTFDAFIVGNSNRLAHAASYAVAEAPGEAYNPLFLYGGVGLGKTHLLHAIGHKGAQAGLTVLYVSSEQFTNEIINAIRYRTTEEFRAKYRSVDILLVDDIQFIAGKESTEEEFFHTFNSLYEMSKQIVICSDRPPKAIVSLEERLRSRFEWGLIADIQPPDLETRMAILRVKADMLHYPVPDEVIAYIASRVQTNIRELEGCLNRLMAYQQLHRTELTLDVARAAMSSLGNGPREVQLSGRQIAQAVADYFRIPLEAMCGKQRDKQIVIPRQIAMYLIRQETQLSLLEIGQLFGGRDHSTVLHACEKIERAMQLDPGLRRDVVAIRELLLPR, encoded by the coding sequence GTGATCCGCGTGAATCCAGCCACTCTCTGGCACAGGGCGCTCCAGCGCCTGGAGCTGTTGCCTGTCGATGTTGTGGCCAGGGTCTGGCTGCGCACTGCCCGGCTCATGCCCGTTGCTCCCACTCGCGAGTCACCTGCCACGGCAGGAGAGAGGGAAACGCTCTCTTTCTGGCTTCTGGTTCCCGATGCTCTGGCCTCTGCTTTGATTCAGCAGCAGTGTCAACCTGCGATCGAGCAGGCCCTTGCCGAGTTAGTTCAGCAGCCGGTGACACTCAGGGTGGTGACGGCGAGTGGGGCGGCGAGTGACGCTCCCCGGGAGGCTCACGCCGATGAGGAGATGGAGATGGCCGCTATGGAGGACCGCCAGAGATCAACGGAGACGTTTGTCGCTCGACCGAGTAGAAATGACTCTCCTCCTCCTTCTCCCTACTACGATTACGATCTGCCCAGTAAACCACCTGGGCAGGCGCTGCGTGACTCCGCCCTGGCCGAGCCGCTGGCTGGCGGAGCACCTGCCTGGGAGCAGGAGAGCGCGGGAGCAATGCCCAATCGGCTGAATCCTCGCTATACCTTCGATGCCTTCATTGTGGGCAATAGCAACCGCCTGGCTCACGCCGCTTCCTACGCTGTGGCAGAGGCCCCCGGCGAGGCCTATAATCCGCTCTTCCTGTATGGGGGGGTCGGCCTGGGAAAAACCCATCTGCTGCATGCTATTGGTCATAAGGGGGCACAGGCCGGCTTGACGGTACTCTATGTCTCGTCTGAGCAATTTACTAACGAGATCATTAATGCGATTCGTTATCGCACCACCGAGGAGTTTCGCGCGAAGTATCGCTCCGTCGATATCCTGCTGGTCGATGACATCCAGTTTATCGCTGGCAAAGAGTCGACTGAGGAGGAGTTTTTCCATACCTTTAACAGTCTCTACGAGATGAGCAAGCAGATCGTCATCTGCAGCGATCGCCCCCCCAAGGCTATTGTGAGCCTGGAGGAGCGACTGCGCTCACGCTTCGAATGGGGACTGATCGCCGATATTCAGCCTCCTGATCTGGAAACGCGCATGGCGATTCTGCGTGTCAAAGCGGATATGCTGCACTATCCAGTGCCCGATGAGGTCATTGCCTATATCGCCAGTCGTGTCCAGACCAACATCCGTGAGCTGGAGGGCTGCCTCAATCGCTTGATGGCCTACCAGCAGCTGCATCGCACCGAGCTGACGCTCGATGTGGCGCGGGCGGCCATGTCATCGCTGGGCAATGGGCCGCGCGAGGTGCAGCTGAGTGGTCGACAAATTGCTCAGGCGGTGGCCGATTACTTCCGCATTCCTCTGGAGGCCATGTGTGGCAAGCAGCGCGATAAGCAGATTGTGATCCCGCGCCAGATTGCCATGTATCTGATTCGTCAGGAAACCCAGCTCTCGCTGCTGGAAATCGGCCAGCTCTTCGGTGGGCGCGACCATAGCACGGTGCTGCATGCCTGCGAGAAGATCGAACGGGCTATGCAGCTTGATCCCGGGCTGCGCCGCGATGTGGTCGCCATCCGCGAGCTGTTGCTGCCGCGCTGA
- a CDS encoding restriction endonuclease, with protein sequence MPVPNFQEFLWPLLELAGDGQEHTLTEAAELVARRFALSETERNEPLPSGKQAKFWNRLSWARTYLQKAQLLASTGRGRFRITERGRRVLIERPSTLDVAYLKRFPEFLQFLASSSHNGQSPVAAQEALDRSGQTPQELLETTYQTLKRELAQELLERVRKSTPGFFERLVLDLLLAMGYGGSRKEAAQALGGTGDGGVDGVIYEDRLGLDRIYVQAKRWQGAVGSPEVQAFAGALMGKKARKGIFMTTGTFSTGAQNYARSVDNLSIVLIDGEQMAQLMIDHGVGVTEETRYILKKIDSDYFEE encoded by the coding sequence ATGCCTGTCCCCAATTTTCAAGAGTTTCTCTGGCCTTTGCTGGAGCTGGCTGGCGATGGCCAGGAGCATACCCTGACCGAAGCGGCTGAGCTTGTGGCCCGGCGCTTCGCTCTCAGTGAGACCGAACGCAATGAGCCGCTTCCCAGCGGGAAACAGGCCAAGTTCTGGAACCGTCTTTCGTGGGCCCGTACGTATCTGCAAAAAGCGCAGTTGCTCGCGAGCACAGGCCGCGGGCGCTTCCGCATTACCGAGCGTGGTAGGAGGGTGTTGATAGAGCGACCATCGACGCTGGATGTGGCCTACCTGAAGCGCTTCCCCGAGTTCCTGCAGTTCCTGGCTTCCTCGTCCCATAATGGGCAGTCGCCAGTTGCCGCCCAGGAGGCGCTCGATCGCTCCGGCCAGACTCCCCAGGAGCTGTTAGAGACGACCTATCAGACGCTCAAGCGCGAACTCGCTCAGGAGCTGCTCGAGCGCGTCAGGAAGAGTACCCCAGGCTTCTTCGAACGGTTGGTTTTGGATTTATTGCTGGCAATGGGCTATGGTGGCTCGCGCAAAGAGGCGGCCCAGGCGCTGGGTGGTACCGGCGATGGCGGAGTCGATGGCGTGATTTATGAGGACCGCCTGGGTCTCGATCGCATTTACGTGCAAGCCAAACGCTGGCAAGGGGCAGTTGGCAGCCCCGAAGTGCAAGCATTTGCAGGGGCTTTGATGGGCAAGAAAGCCCGTAAAGGGATCTTTATGACGACTGGCACTTTCTCCACCGGCGCCCAAAACTATGCTCGTAGCGTTGATAATCTGAGTATTGTCTTAATCGATGGCGAGCAGATGGCCCAATTAATGATCGATCACGGAGTGGGTGTAACTGAAGAAACGCGCTACATCTTGAAAAAGATCGATAGCGACTATTTCGAAGAGTAA
- a CDS encoding acyl-CoA dehydrogenase family protein, whose amino-acid sequence MDFSLTEEQKLIQQTVRQFVERELMPLEQEVLRNEGRYPTGIEPERYRALQRKAKELGFWGINTPEEYGGANLGSVMTALIQMELGRTIVPFSFGGSVDNILLHYSNEKQKQEYVIPVIEGKRISCFALTEPGAGSDPSAIRTSAVKDGNHWVINGQKVFITNGNEADFAMVFAVTDREKPPQKGGVTCFLVDRALGWTSRPIPTMGGWSPAELFFDNVRVPEDHVLGEVGQGFSLGMQWIGQGRWLIAARAVGTAERLLQMAIDYARQRVTFGKPIAERQAIQWMLADSAVEIQATKWLTLHAAWKADQKQDNRYEASIAKLYGSNMVNRVVDRALQIHGGMGYTRELPIERWYRDVRVTRIYEGTDEIQHYIIARALLKGYVRLGTWD is encoded by the coding sequence GTGGATTTCTCCCTGACAGAGGAGCAAAAGCTGATTCAGCAGACCGTGCGCCAGTTTGTTGAGCGTGAACTGATGCCGCTGGAGCAAGAGGTCCTGCGCAATGAAGGGCGCTACCCAACGGGGATTGAGCCGGAGCGTTACCGGGCTTTGCAGCGCAAGGCTAAGGAGCTGGGTTTCTGGGGTATCAACACGCCGGAGGAGTACGGCGGCGCTAACCTGGGATCGGTGATGACCGCCCTCATCCAGATGGAGCTGGGACGCACCATTGTGCCTTTCAGCTTCGGCGGCAGCGTCGATAACATTCTTTTGCACTATAGCAACGAGAAGCAGAAGCAAGAATACGTGATCCCAGTGATCGAGGGGAAACGCATCTCATGCTTCGCTCTCACAGAGCCGGGAGCCGGCTCTGATCCTTCGGCGATCCGCACGAGCGCCGTCAAAGATGGCAACCACTGGGTGATCAACGGCCAGAAGGTCTTTATCACCAACGGCAATGAGGCCGACTTCGCTATGGTTTTCGCCGTCACCGACCGCGAGAAGCCTCCCCAGAAAGGCGGCGTGACCTGCTTCCTGGTGGACCGTGCGCTGGGCTGGACTTCGCGCCCCATCCCTACTATGGGCGGCTGGTCGCCAGCCGAGCTGTTTTTCGATAACGTGCGCGTGCCCGAGGATCATGTGCTGGGCGAGGTCGGCCAGGGCTTCTCGTTGGGCATGCAATGGATCGGTCAGGGGCGCTGGCTGATCGCCGCTCGCGCCGTCGGAACCGCTGAGCGCCTGTTGCAGATGGCCATCGATTATGCCCGCCAGCGCGTCACCTTTGGTAAGCCAATCGCTGAACGCCAGGCTATCCAGTGGATGCTGGCCGATTCGGCGGTGGAGATCCAGGCCACGAAGTGGCTGACACTGCACGCGGCCTGGAAGGCCGATCAGAAACAGGATAACCGCTACGAGGCCAGCATCGCCAAGCTCTACGGCTCCAATATGGTTAATCGCGTGGTCGACCGCGCCCTCCAGATTCACGGTGGCATGGGCTATACCAGGGAGTTGCCCATCGAGCGTTGGTATCGCGATGTGCGCGTGACGCGCATCTATGAGGGGACGGACGAGATTCAGCACTATATTATCGCCCGCGCACTGCTGAAGGGCTACGTGCGCCTCGGCACCTGGGACTGA
- a CDS encoding HAD-IIA family hydrolase, whose amino-acid sequence MLPYTTYLIDLDGVVYRGNELLPGAREFVQWLEANGKKYIFLTNNSFATGSQILAKLERLGIPASPEHLMSAGQAAMQNIARRLPGARVYIVGEQPLVELAQEYGLTVVEVDAEEADVVLVGLDRFFDYSKLTCAVRIVLAGALFITINRDPLLPIAGGGFLPGCGTLAAAIEAGTGVTPEVVGKPEPMLLVEAMERLDSKPEETVMIGDGLDVDILAGQAAGTHTILVLSGRNSRADIEVSPIKPEHVYEDLADLLRQLQQVKS is encoded by the coding sequence ATGCTGCCTTATACGACCTACCTGATCGATCTGGACGGCGTGGTTTACCGTGGGAACGAGCTGCTGCCAGGCGCACGCGAGTTCGTGCAGTGGCTGGAGGCCAACGGTAAAAAGTATATCTTTTTGACGAATAACTCGTTCGCTACGGGTTCACAGATTCTGGCGAAGTTGGAGCGCCTGGGTATCCCGGCCAGCCCCGAGCATTTGATGAGCGCAGGCCAGGCCGCTATGCAGAATATCGCCCGCCGCTTGCCTGGGGCGCGCGTCTACATTGTGGGAGAGCAGCCGCTCGTCGAGCTGGCACAGGAGTATGGCCTGACAGTGGTAGAGGTCGATGCGGAGGAGGCTGATGTGGTGCTGGTCGGTCTGGATCGCTTTTTCGATTATAGCAAGCTGACCTGCGCGGTGCGCATCGTGCTGGCCGGGGCCCTCTTTATTACGATCAATCGCGACCCGTTGCTGCCCATCGCCGGCGGCGGCTTCCTGCCGGGCTGCGGGACGCTGGCGGCGGCCATCGAGGCCGGTACTGGTGTGACGCCGGAGGTGGTGGGCAAACCGGAGCCAATGCTCTTGGTGGAGGCTATGGAGCGCCTGGACAGTAAGCCGGAAGAGACCGTCATGATTGGCGATGGCCTGGATGTGGATATTCTGGCCGGTCAGGCCGCCGGGACACATACGATCCTGGTGCTCTCGGGCCGCAATAGCCGCGCCGATATCGAGGTCTCTCCAATCAAGCCCGAGCACGTCTATGAAGACCTGGCCGATCTGCTGCGCCAGCTGCAGCAGGTCAAATCATGA